One Yimella lutea DNA window includes the following coding sequences:
- a CDS encoding DUF6328 family protein, with product MGHQDVSYDQGDDERGESPGERLDRNWNELLQELRVTQTGIQILFAFLLTLPFQARFDILQGQQIHLYVAIVGLITASTFCIISPVVIHRILFRRRAKDELVKAANKLTMAGLMMLGLALVCATALIVDVVIGRTAGYIAAGLCVLLIIALWVVLPRILLRRSDDQYE from the coding sequence ATGGGGCACCAGGACGTCAGTTACGACCAGGGGGACGACGAGCGCGGCGAGTCACCCGGCGAGCGGCTCGATCGCAACTGGAACGAACTGCTGCAGGAACTGCGTGTCACCCAGACCGGCATCCAGATCCTGTTCGCCTTCTTGCTGACCCTCCCGTTCCAGGCGCGGTTCGACATCCTGCAGGGGCAGCAGATCCATCTTTACGTCGCGATCGTCGGGCTGATCACGGCGTCCACGTTCTGCATCATCAGCCCCGTCGTCATCCACCGCATCCTGTTCCGGCGCCGGGCGAAGGATGAACTCGTCAAGGCCGCGAACAAGCTCACGATGGCCGGCCTGATGATGCTCGGGCTCGCGCTGGTGTGTGCGACCGCATTGATCGTCGACGTAGTGATCGGCCGCACAGCCGGCTACATCGCGGCCGGGCTTTGCGTCCTGCTGATCATCGCGTTGTGGGTGGTGCTGCCACGAATCCTGTTGCGCCGCAGTGACGACCAGTACGAGTGA
- a CDS encoding cytochrome ubiquinol oxidase subunit I, protein MDALDLARWQFAVTTVYHFFFVPITIGMSAVVAGFHTAWLRTRNPEWLRLAKFFGKLFTINFALGLVTGIVQEFQFGMNWSAYSRFVGDIFGAPLAFEALLAFFLESTFLGLWIFGWGRIPEKLHVMCIWLVHIGTVLSAYFILAANSFMQNPVGFKYNELKNRAELTDFVAVLTNKVQLVTFPHVVSAAYMTGGAMVMGVGLWKLMKGRAEADRGMYRKSARVGAWVTLVASVAMLISGDIQGKIMTDVQPMKMAAAEALYDTEQPASFSVFTIGSLDGSKEEFAVTVPKVLSFLATGDMNGEVAGINDLRRELPAAIAEKNKEYGVPEHYISPSSYVPNIPGSYWSFRFMIGLGMAAMAGAVLVLWKTRKGGTPKSKLFIWIAVLTPFAPVFANSFGWIFTEIGRQPWLVYGVMTTETGLSTAASTADVAISLIVYTLLYAVLAVIEVKLFLDYIKKGAEPFEEPKMLEDDDQLAFAY, encoded by the coding sequence GTGGATGCGCTTGATCTGGCGAGATGGCAGTTCGCCGTCACGACCGTCTACCACTTCTTCTTCGTGCCGATCACGATCGGCATGTCCGCCGTCGTCGCCGGCTTCCACACCGCGTGGTTGCGCACCCGCAACCCGGAGTGGCTGCGCTTGGCGAAGTTCTTCGGCAAGCTGTTCACGATCAACTTCGCGCTCGGCCTGGTGACCGGCATCGTGCAGGAGTTCCAGTTCGGGATGAACTGGTCGGCCTACAGCCGGTTCGTCGGAGACATCTTCGGCGCCCCGCTCGCGTTCGAGGCGTTGCTGGCCTTCTTCCTGGAGTCGACCTTCCTCGGCCTGTGGATCTTCGGTTGGGGGCGCATCCCCGAGAAGCTGCACGTGATGTGCATCTGGCTGGTGCACATCGGCACCGTCCTGTCGGCTTACTTCATCCTGGCCGCGAACTCGTTCATGCAGAACCCGGTCGGGTTCAAGTACAACGAGTTGAAGAACCGCGCAGAACTCACCGACTTCGTCGCCGTCCTCACCAACAAGGTGCAACTGGTCACCTTCCCGCACGTCGTGTCCGCCGCCTACATGACCGGTGGCGCGATGGTCATGGGAGTCGGTCTGTGGAAGTTGATGAAGGGACGCGCGGAAGCCGACCGCGGCATGTACCGCAAGAGCGCCCGCGTGGGTGCCTGGGTGACCCTGGTCGCCAGCGTCGCGATGCTCATCTCCGGCGACATCCAGGGCAAGATCATGACCGACGTCCAGCCGATGAAGATGGCTGCCGCCGAGGCGCTGTACGACACCGAGCAGCCGGCGAGCTTCTCGGTGTTCACCATCGGATCTCTGGACGGCAGCAAGGAGGAGTTCGCCGTCACCGTCCCCAAGGTGTTGTCGTTCCTGGCCACCGGTGACATGAACGGCGAGGTCGCCGGCATCAACGATCTGCGTCGTGAACTGCCGGCTGCCATCGCGGAGAAGAACAAGGAATACGGCGTCCCCGAGCACTACATCAGCCCCTCCAGCTACGTGCCGAACATCCCCGGCTCCTATTGGTCCTTCCGGTTCATGATCGGCCTAGGCATGGCGGCGATGGCCGGCGCAGTGCTGGTGCTGTGGAAGACCCGCAAGGGCGGTACTCCGAAGAGCAAGCTGTTCATCTGGATCGCGGTGCTGACCCCGTTCGCGCCGGTGTTCGCCAACAGCTTCGGCTGGATCTTCACCGAGATCGGTCGTCAACCGTGGTTGGTCTACGGCGTCATGACCACCGAGACGGGTCTGTCCACGGCCGCCTCGACCGCCGACGTCGCGATCTCGCTGATCGTCTACACCCTGCTGTACGCGGTGCTCGCCGTGATCGAGGTGAAGCTCTTCCTCGACTACATCAAGAAGGGTGCCGAGCCCTTCGAAGAACCCAAGATGCTCGAGGACGACGACCAGTTGGCGTTTGCCTACTGA
- the cydD gene encoding thiol reductant ABC exporter subunit CydD: MKPFDPRLVKEVPATRVPVVVLGVLGGLSGVAAISGAFAIAALVVALVRGHSLTGPAVAVVVVFVIRGLLSLLTEQVASWAATRISGALRHDYLRRMLAAPADERPDAARLMTVSTHGASAVEPYVARYLPSLVAAAVVPPLAVLCLLFVDWSSALIVVLTLPLLPVFAALIGRFTQDATEKRWKTQTRLSGHFLDVMRGLPTLVSYGRAEHQAEQVSAVGDRHRVATVRTLRIAFMSSAALELLATISVAIVAVWTGMRLAWDEMELGVALTAILLAPEAYWPIRRVGQEFHAAADGVEAIDSLLPSAPPDRWSCRADEERNRTRRNQGAADAGAARRALVLDGVRYRYPGTDNDVLDDVSFTVEPGLTALAGPSGCGKTTLLELLAGLRTPTAGTIERPTTHLVTQTPFIAPMSVRDNLLFGVSDTSRLDEAMSATGFERILGTLPVGLETALGDNGFGLSAGQRARLVLTRAWLSDADVLLVDEPTAHLDPEAADDVRDLIVDLAARRPVVVVSHDDELIDRADHTIRLAHRAVAR, from the coding sequence ATGAAGCCGTTCGACCCCCGACTGGTCAAGGAAGTACCCGCCACCCGAGTGCCCGTTGTGGTGCTCGGTGTGCTGGGTGGCCTGTCGGGGGTCGCGGCCATCTCCGGTGCGTTTGCGATCGCGGCGCTGGTGGTGGCTCTGGTCCGCGGGCACTCGCTGACGGGCCCGGCGGTCGCGGTTGTTGTCGTCTTCGTAATCCGCGGTCTGCTGTCCTTGCTCACCGAGCAGGTGGCGTCCTGGGCGGCGACCCGCATCTCGGGTGCACTGCGTCACGACTACCTGCGACGGATGCTCGCGGCGCCTGCGGACGAGCGTCCGGACGCCGCCCGTCTGATGACGGTCTCGACCCACGGGGCGAGCGCGGTCGAGCCGTATGTCGCCCGCTACCTGCCCTCCTTGGTGGCGGCTGCCGTCGTGCCACCGCTCGCCGTCCTCTGCCTGCTCTTCGTCGACTGGAGCAGCGCGCTCATCGTGGTGCTGACGTTGCCGCTGCTGCCGGTGTTCGCGGCTCTGATCGGACGCTTCACGCAGGACGCCACCGAGAAGCGGTGGAAGACCCAGACCCGCTTGTCCGGTCACTTCCTCGACGTGATGCGCGGACTGCCGACGCTGGTCTCCTACGGCCGCGCCGAGCACCAGGCCGAACAGGTTTCTGCGGTCGGCGACCGGCACCGGGTCGCCACCGTCCGCACGCTGCGGATCGCGTTCATGTCGTCCGCAGCCCTGGAACTGCTGGCCACCATCTCGGTCGCGATCGTCGCGGTCTGGACCGGCATGCGTCTGGCATGGGACGAAATGGAACTCGGTGTCGCGCTGACCGCGATCCTGCTCGCGCCGGAGGCGTACTGGCCGATCCGCCGGGTGGGGCAGGAGTTCCACGCCGCCGCCGACGGTGTCGAGGCGATCGATTCGTTGCTTCCGAGCGCGCCGCCCGACCGCTGGTCGTGCCGTGCGGATGAGGAACGAAACCGCACGCGCCGAAACCAAGGTGCTGCGGACGCAGGAGCCGCAAGGAGAGCGCTGGTGCTGGACGGCGTCCGCTATCGCTACCCGGGCACCGACAACGACGTGCTGGACGACGTCTCGTTCACGGTCGAGCCGGGCCTCACCGCGCTGGCCGGACCCTCCGGATGCGGCAAGACCACGCTGCTCGAACTGCTCGCCGGACTGCGCACACCGACGGCCGGCACCATCGAGCGTCCGACCACCCACCTGGTCACCCAGACCCCGTTCATCGCGCCGATGAGCGTGCGCGACAACCTGCTCTTCGGTGTCAGCGACACCTCGCGTCTCGACGAGGCGATGTCTGCCACCGGCTTCGAGCGCATCCTCGGCACCCTCCCCGTCGGTTTGGAGACTGCGTTGGGAGACAACGGCTTCGGCCTGTCCGCCGGCCAGCGCGCCCGTCTCGTTCTCACCCGAGCCTGGCTGAGCGACGCCGACGTGCTGCTCGTCGACGAACCCACGGCGCACCTCGACCCCGAGGCGGCGGACGACGTCCGCGACCTGATCGTCGATCTCGCCGCGCGGCGTCCGGTGGTGGTCGTCAGCCACGACGACGAACTCATCGACCGCGCCGATCACACCATCCGCCTCGCTCACCGGGCGGTGGCCCGATGA
- a CDS encoding tRNA (cytidine(34)-2'-O)-methyltransferase, which translates to MLHVAFFEPQIPPNTGNAIRLSACTPVHLHLIEPLGFSMESARLRRAGLDYHDLATVTVHPDLDAFWSHLPGARVFAYTGRGDTVFSSIAYETGDVLLFGREADGLPEEVLSHSRITAQVRVPMMPGRRSLNLSNTAAIAVYEAWRQWDYALPSATDATVS; encoded by the coding sequence ATGTTGCACGTCGCCTTCTTCGAGCCGCAGATCCCGCCCAACACCGGAAACGCGATTCGCCTGTCTGCGTGCACGCCGGTGCATCTGCACCTGATCGAGCCGCTGGGCTTCTCGATGGAGTCGGCCCGGTTGCGTCGCGCCGGTCTGGACTATCACGACCTGGCGACCGTCACCGTCCATCCCGACTTGGATGCTTTCTGGTCGCATCTGCCCGGCGCTCGGGTTTTTGCCTACACCGGACGCGGCGACACCGTCTTCAGCTCGATCGCTTACGAGACCGGTGATGTGCTGCTGTTCGGACGAGAGGCCGACGGCCTGCCCGAGGAGGTCCTGTCGCACTCACGCATCACCGCGCAGGTGCGGGTGCCGATGATGCCGGGACGCCGATCCTTGAACCTCAGCAACACCGCGGCGATCGCTGTGTACGAGGCATGGCGGCAATGGGACTACGCACTGCCGAGCGCAACGGACGCGACCGTCTCGTAG
- the thpR gene encoding RNA 2',3'-cyclic phosphodiesterase, whose protein sequence is MSARMFVAVVPPEPIKEELSEFLAPRDGMPWIDPEQWHLTLAFLAQVAQHRVDDLVEALERTAAKHESFELSLAGAGAFPDEFTAKVLWLAPAADMSRLAAGVRNACNSAGATPDGQRFVGHLTIARLKRSLDARKWLQVLDTFRSAPWLVEEVELVHSHLREGQSGRPRYETVASVALGSA, encoded by the coding sequence GTGAGCGCGCGGATGTTCGTGGCGGTGGTGCCGCCGGAACCGATCAAGGAAGAACTCAGCGAGTTTCTCGCGCCCCGCGACGGCATGCCGTGGATCGACCCCGAGCAGTGGCACCTCACGCTCGCCTTCCTTGCGCAGGTGGCGCAGCACAGGGTCGACGATCTGGTCGAGGCGCTGGAACGCACTGCCGCCAAACACGAGTCCTTCGAGCTGTCACTGGCCGGAGCGGGCGCCTTCCCGGACGAGTTCACCGCCAAGGTGCTGTGGCTGGCACCTGCTGCCGACATGAGTCGCCTCGCCGCCGGCGTCCGCAACGCGTGCAACAGCGCCGGTGCGACCCCGGACGGTCAGCGCTTCGTCGGTCACCTCACGATCGCACGGCTGAAGCGATCACTGGACGCCCGCAAGTGGCTGCAGGTGCTCGACACCTTCCGGTCCGCGCCGTGGCTGGTCGAGGAGGTCGAACTGGTGCACTCCCACCTGCGGGAAGGCCAGTCGGGCAGGCCGCGCTACGAGACGGTCGCGTCCGTTGCGCTCGGCAGTGCGTAG
- the cydB gene encoding cytochrome d ubiquinol oxidase subunit II encodes MSLETLWFIIIGVLWTGYFVLEGFDFGVGMSLPILGKGSDKADTDKRRRVLLNTIGPFWDGNEVWLLTAGGAMFAAFPAWYGTLFSGFYLALLLILVALIVRNMGFEYRHKRDSDAWRKGWDLCIMIGSLLPPLLLGVALTNIVAGVPITQDRHQEFIFTGNLFTLLNPLSLLGGLVFVGLSLTHGGHFIALKTAGQIRHDARAFATKAGLVTAVLAVVLLLWVGLKTGNVGSWITTAIAAVSLLAAIFFNTKGAEGKAFIGTTITWAMAVATYFLAIFPNVMPSTTDDRFNLTVENASSSHLTLQIMTGAALIFTPIALAYTAWNYWVFRRRISVEHIPGAVDPLKIQDEVDA; translated from the coding sequence ATGTCTCTCGAAACACTCTGGTTCATAATCATCGGCGTCCTGTGGACCGGCTACTTCGTGCTCGAAGGCTTCGACTTCGGGGTCGGGATGTCGCTACCGATCCTCGGCAAGGGCTCGGACAAGGCCGACACCGACAAGCGTCGCCGCGTCCTGCTCAACACCATCGGCCCGTTCTGGGACGGCAACGAGGTCTGGCTGCTCACCGCCGGCGGTGCGATGTTCGCGGCGTTCCCGGCCTGGTACGGCACTCTCTTCAGTGGTTTCTACCTGGCGCTGCTGCTGATCCTGGTCGCCCTGATCGTGCGCAACATGGGCTTCGAGTACCGCCACAAGCGTGACTCGGACGCGTGGCGCAAGGGCTGGGATCTGTGCATCATGATCGGCTCGTTGCTGCCGCCGCTGCTGCTCGGTGTGGCGCTGACCAACATCGTCGCCGGTGTGCCGATCACCCAGGACCGGCACCAGGAGTTCATCTTCACCGGCAACCTGTTCACGCTGCTGAACCCGCTGTCGCTGCTCGGTGGCCTGGTGTTCGTCGGCCTGTCGCTCACCCACGGCGGCCACTTCATCGCGCTGAAGACCGCCGGTCAGATCCGCCACGACGCCCGCGCCTTCGCCACCAAGGCCGGCCTGGTGACGGCGGTACTGGCCGTGGTGCTGCTGCTGTGGGTCGGCCTCAAGACCGGCAACGTCGGCTCCTGGATCACCACGGCGATCGCGGCGGTGTCGCTGCTCGCGGCGATCTTCTTCAACACCAAGGGTGCGGAGGGCAAGGCGTTCATCGGCACCACCATCACCTGGGCGATGGCCGTCGCGACTTACTTCCTGGCGATCTTCCCGAACGTCATGCCGAGCACGACGGACGATCGGTTCAACCTGACGGTCGAGAACGCGTCCAGCTCGCACCTGACGCTGCAGATCATGACCGGAGCAGCGCTGATCTTCACCCCGATCGCGCTGGCGTACACCGCGTGGAACTACTGGGTGTTCCGTCGCCGGATCAGTGTCGAGCACATCCCCGGCGCCGTCGACCCGCTGAAGATCCAGGACGAGGTGGACGCCTGA
- a CDS encoding TIGR00730 family Rossman fold protein — protein sequence MTSPLRRIAVFCASRPGIDDALMKAAYDAGNWLARNDIGLVYGGGGSGLMGAVSSGALDAGGEVIGVIPQSMIDREWGRHDLTRLDVVQTMHERKASMADHADAFLCLPGGLGTLEEIFEVWTWRTLGYHDKPVGFLDTGGFWQPMLEVLRAMVANDFVHEATLKDIVVEETMDAAVAGLAERV from the coding sequence ATGACTTCACCGCTGCGACGCATCGCCGTGTTCTGCGCATCCCGCCCCGGCATCGACGACGCCCTCATGAAGGCTGCGTACGACGCCGGAAACTGGCTGGCCCGCAACGACATCGGCCTGGTGTACGGCGGTGGGGGCAGCGGCCTCATGGGCGCAGTCTCCAGTGGCGCACTGGACGCTGGTGGCGAAGTGATCGGCGTCATCCCGCAGTCGATGATCGACCGCGAATGGGGTCGGCACGACCTCACCCGACTCGACGTCGTCCAGACCATGCATGAGCGCAAGGCCTCGATGGCGGACCATGCAGACGCGTTCCTGTGCCTGCCCGGTGGGCTGGGCACCCTCGAGGAGATCTTCGAGGTCTGGACCTGGCGCACGCTCGGCTATCACGACAAGCCGGTGGGCTTCCTGGACACCGGCGGCTTCTGGCAGCCGATGCTCGAAGTGTTGCGGGCGATGGTCGCGAACGACTTCGTCCACGAGGCGACGCTGAAGGACATCGTTGTGGAAGAGACCATGGACGCGGCCGTCGCAGGTCTGGCCGAACGCGTCTGA
- a CDS encoding MMPL family transporter: protein MGPLLDRIASALSGRRSWWALILAVLLAGLAFAMGATSSSSAPVSLPAGAESAMVRETLKSFPGGELSQGVAVVTREDGAKLSPQDLSAIGQMRERMLAVDRGDAVKNAPSSGPPVVPSPDGKAAIAFVPFDGSVTGFPLVDSVKEVREAANSGLPQALKMEFTGGPGFGADTANAFAGADLRLILITALVVAVLLLITYRSPILWLVPLIVVALADRVASIVSGRVVEAFGLVSDGSTSGITSVLVFGAGTNYALLLVSRYREELRHETDHRVALRTAVRHAGPAILASNLTVVLALGALLFAILPSNRVLGLSAAVGLLVALVFVMLLLPPALALCGRKLFWPFVPKPGDHKDKKEGIWHRLADGVSSKPWIYGGAGVLVLLICAAGLFGVKVGLSQTEQFRVAAESADGVETMAKHYPAGEANPTRIVAKTAAAQQVQQRVQGVDGVRSVRPSGRSEAGLSSWTVVLDAPPGTDGATGSVRGIRGALKGVPQAEAMVGGPDAEALDQSTGAERDLKLIVPLILLVVFIVLVVLLRALVAPVLLMLSTVLSAIAAIGLGSWISTNVAGFPALDDGVPLFAFLFLVALGVDYTIFLVIRAREENANHGTRESMVRAVSATGAVITSAGVVLAAVFAVLGVLPLIVLTQLGIVVGLGILLDTFLVRTVVIPALWSIVGPKVWWPSKLS from the coding sequence ATGGGACCCCTCTTGGATCGCATCGCCTCCGCACTTTCCGGTCGTCGGTCCTGGTGGGCCTTGATCCTGGCCGTTCTGCTGGCGGGCCTCGCCTTCGCGATGGGCGCTACCTCGAGTTCGAGTGCTCCGGTGTCGCTGCCCGCCGGCGCGGAGTCGGCCATGGTTCGCGAGACCCTGAAGAGCTTTCCCGGCGGTGAACTGTCCCAAGGCGTCGCCGTCGTGACCCGCGAGGACGGCGCCAAGCTGTCCCCCCAGGACCTCTCGGCGATCGGCCAGATGCGTGAGCGGATGCTCGCCGTCGACCGGGGGGACGCGGTCAAGAACGCACCATCCTCGGGCCCGCCGGTCGTGCCTTCGCCGGACGGCAAGGCCGCGATCGCCTTCGTCCCGTTCGACGGTTCGGTCACCGGTTTCCCCCTGGTCGACTCGGTCAAGGAGGTGCGTGAGGCCGCCAATTCCGGTCTGCCCCAGGCACTGAAGATGGAGTTCACCGGCGGCCCGGGCTTCGGCGCCGACACCGCCAACGCATTCGCCGGAGCTGACCTTCGGCTCATCCTGATCACCGCGCTCGTCGTCGCCGTGCTGCTGCTGATCACTTACCGTTCCCCGATCCTGTGGCTGGTGCCGCTGATCGTGGTTGCGCTCGCCGACCGGGTCGCATCCATCGTCTCCGGCCGTGTCGTCGAAGCGTTCGGACTGGTCAGCGACGGCTCGACGTCCGGCATCACCAGCGTCCTGGTGTTCGGAGCGGGCACGAACTACGCGTTGCTGCTCGTCTCGCGATACCGCGAGGAACTGCGTCACGAGACCGACCACCGAGTCGCCCTGCGCACCGCCGTCCGACATGCCGGTCCGGCGATCCTGGCCTCCAACCTCACCGTCGTGCTGGCCCTGGGTGCCTTGTTGTTCGCGATCCTGCCCAGCAACCGCGTCCTCGGTCTGAGCGCTGCCGTCGGCCTGTTGGTCGCACTGGTCTTCGTGATGCTGCTGTTGCCGCCGGCCCTCGCGCTGTGCGGACGCAAGCTGTTCTGGCCGTTCGTTCCGAAGCCGGGCGACCACAAGGACAAGAAGGAAGGCATCTGGCACCGCCTCGCCGACGGCGTCTCGAGCAAACCGTGGATCTACGGCGGAGCCGGTGTGCTCGTCCTGCTGATCTGCGCCGCCGGTCTGTTCGGGGTGAAGGTCGGCCTGTCGCAGACCGAGCAGTTCCGTGTCGCGGCCGAGTCCGCCGACGGGGTCGAGACGATGGCGAAGCACTACCCCGCCGGTGAGGCGAACCCCACCCGGATCGTTGCGAAAACCGCTGCAGCGCAGCAGGTTCAGCAGCGTGTTCAGGGCGTCGACGGAGTCCGCTCGGTGCGTCCGAGCGGTCGCTCCGAGGCGGGACTCTCCTCCTGGACGGTGGTGCTGGATGCGCCTCCCGGCACGGACGGAGCCACCGGCAGCGTCCGCGGGATCCGGGGTGCGCTGAAGGGTGTTCCGCAGGCCGAGGCGATGGTCGGCGGTCCGGACGCCGAAGCGCTCGACCAGTCGACCGGTGCCGAACGTGACCTGAAGCTGATCGTCCCGCTGATCCTGCTGGTCGTGTTCATCGTGCTGGTGGTGCTGCTGCGAGCGCTCGTGGCACCCGTCCTGCTGATGTTGTCGACGGTGCTCAGCGCTATCGCAGCGATCGGTCTCGGCAGCTGGATCAGCACCAATGTCGCGGGATTCCCGGCGCTGGACGACGGCGTCCCCTTGTTCGCTTTCCTGTTCCTGGTGGCACTCGGTGTCGACTACACGATCTTCCTGGTGATCCGTGCGCGCGAGGAGAACGCGAACCACGGCACCAGGGAGTCGATGGTGCGTGCCGTATCGGCGACCGGTGCGGTGATCACCAGTGCGGGCGTCGTGCTCGCAGCAGTGTTCGCGGTGCTCGGGGTGCTGCCACTCATCGTGCTCACCCAGCTCGGCATCGTGGTCGGCCTGGGCATCCTGCTCGACACCTTCCTGGTGCGCACGGTCGTGATCCCCGCGTTGTGGAGCATCGTCGGTCCGAAGGTGTGGTGGCCCTCGAAGCTGAGCTGA
- a CDS encoding rhodanese-like domain-containing protein has protein sequence MSRFPDVPVTDLPDDAVFLDIREQHEWDAGHAPNAVHIPLGELSQNLDHIRDLAGDRQLIVTCKGGGRVRRTLPSLAEFGLDVANLEGGMKAWHEAGKPMVSSDGSEPTVA, from the coding sequence ATGAGCCGATTCCCGGACGTCCCTGTCACCGACCTTCCCGACGATGCGGTGTTCCTCGACATCCGTGAACAGCACGAGTGGGACGCCGGGCACGCACCCAACGCCGTCCACATCCCGCTCGGTGAGTTGTCCCAGAACCTCGACCACATCCGCGACCTCGCCGGCGACCGCCAGCTGATCGTCACCTGCAAGGGCGGCGGACGCGTCCGGCGCACGTTGCCCTCGCTCGCCGAGTTCGGTCTCGATGTCGCCAACCTCGAGGGCGGCATGAAGGCCTGGCACGAGGCGGGCAAGCCGATGGTCTCCTCGGACGGATCGGAACCCACCGTCGCCTGA
- a CDS encoding SRPBCC domain-containing protein, translating to MNQDYIFHRRLRMSVSDVVVAWADPRVMSEWFWPHIDGVSYDLPRRGRGDAYRISSASTGVTISGTCLHWDQHGFDLTWRVDGADFVQEGLDTLSVRLLPIEGEGCELVLTYAVNSNIAEHLTRMWDPTLDRLAALQITTERVA from the coding sequence GTGAACCAGGACTACATCTTCCACCGGCGACTGCGGATGTCGGTCAGCGATGTCGTCGTTGCATGGGCTGACCCCCGCGTCATGAGTGAGTGGTTCTGGCCCCACATCGACGGCGTCAGCTACGACCTTCCGCGCCGCGGACGCGGTGACGCCTACCGCATCTCCAGTGCGTCCACCGGTGTCACGATCTCCGGCACCTGCCTGCACTGGGATCAGCACGGTTTCGACCTGACCTGGCGCGTCGACGGTGCCGACTTCGTCCAGGAGGGCCTCGACACGCTGTCGGTACGACTGCTGCCCATCGAGGGCGAAGGGTGCGAGCTCGTGCTCACCTACGCCGTCAACAGCAACATCGCGGAGCACCTGACCCGCATGTGGGACCCGACCCTCGACCGGCTCGCGGCGCTGCAGATCACGACCGAGCGGGTCGCCTGA
- a CDS encoding discoidin domain-containing protein encodes MFNEPGKTMPAARYIRVHATERATNYGYSIEELQVFTD; translated from the coding sequence GTGTTCAACGAACCGGGCAAGACCATGCCGGCGGCACGGTACATCCGGGTGCACGCCACCGAGCGCGCGACGAACTACGGCTACTCGATCGAGGAGCTGCAGGTCTTCACCGACTGA